The Rosa rugosa chromosome 1, drRosRugo1.1, whole genome shotgun sequence genomic sequence AAGATGAAGCACTCGAAGGCTTGGCAAGTGACCTATCGATGAAGGTATAGGACCATGTAGATTCATGTTTGATAAGATCAGAATCATTAAACCCTTCATACCTTCAAATCCTTCACTTGGAATTTGTGTCGGTCCCATAGGGTTGCCTTTGAGGTTCAGAGTTTGAAGAGACACCAAGGTTCCAAACCACATTGGGAGAGGACCCTTGAGGCGATTGTAGCTCAAATCCATGAGCATGAGGTCTTTTAGGCCGCCGATGGAGTCGGGTATCGATCCAGTGAGCCGGTTGTGGCTCAAATCCAtcttgagaagagaaaggcagGCTCCGATTCGGGAGGGGATTGAGCCGGCTAGAAGATTTTGGCTCATGTCAAGGATGTTCAATATAGGGAAGCTGAAATTCGGTATTGAACCGGTTAGAGCATTACTGCTCAAGTCTAACGACCTTAGACCGGTGATACAGTTTAATGAGACCGGAATTGAACCGTTGAGATTGTTTTTGTGGAGGTCGAGAACCTTTAAACGGGTGAGATTGCCCAGCTCAATAGGTATGGGACCCACGTGCCCGTTGTCTCTAAGCACTAGTGTTTGCAGAGTGGGACCCAATTGGCCGAGAAATGACGGGATTGGCTGGGGGTTGTAACTGAAACAACGGTAGAAAAAGAGGGTCCGGAGGTAATGGAGCCTAGTGATGGACGGCGAAATATGTGACCGGGTCGGGTCGCAAGTCGGGAAGGCGGTGTCGTCTGACAAGGCTCCAAAGGAGAGGGAGACGACGTGGAAAACATTGTTCTTGTCGGGCATGCACTCAATCCCGTGCCAACGGCCACGACACACGTCCGGGATGTCAGTGGCCCATTCATTGCCCGTGGCACGCATGATGTCGTAGACCGCCTCTTGCTCACGGGCATCGGTTCGAGCCCCGTCTTTGTTGATGGAGAACCCGGTCTGCGGTCCGTCTATAAGGGCGTTAGGCCCGCCTGAATCGGACATAATTACCGTGAAAGGCGTGGCCAATGCCCAAAAAAACATGAGAAAGAGCAGCAAGAGTAATGATGGTGGTGAGGAAATGAGTGACATTTTGGCCGAGAAAGACTAGACGAACTAGTAGTTGTGGGAGTGAGGGAGGGAGTGACTACTGCATGTTTGTACTGGGATTGTGAGAGATGGGACTTCTTCATTGTTGATTCTATATAAAGGTGAGCGAATTAATGGTATTCTGAGTGGGTTGGTGCGTGGAATTATGGTATCACGGGACATGGGATGGAAATAAATACATGGTACCGTTTAGCATTGATGTTCTTCACGGGAATTGAACCAAGTTTAATTCCGACTGGGGACAATCAACAATGACTAGATCCTGTTTAACTTCATGAGTTCATGGTGTCGAAATCCATCAGTTTGTAGTTTCTTACTTGGTAACCGATGTGACTGACGGTGAATACCAAAGTGAGATGTCAAAATTTCTTTTAGAAAGGGAGATGTCAAAATTTCAAGGTAACAAAATGTTGATCGACTTAAAACTTCAAAGATTTAAAGTTTTGATGTTATTCTTTCTTGTTTCTAGCTTCTGGTCCCAACTGTTGCGTTtttgtcaattttaatttatGAAGTGCAGACATTTCTAACAGTAGAGATCCATTAATCTGTTTGAATTTATAGCTTTGTGGTAGTATGAACATTATACTTGAAAGTTTTTATCAAgacagtaattttttttttttttagggtaaCGGAACGAATCTATTGATATAAATCATACGACCACATTCGGTCAAACTTGGTGGATCAATAGATCCCCAAATTACACAATACCTGCTCAGCTAAAAGCGCCTAAACCCGAAGGGAAAACAAACTAAGTTTGCATAAAATGCTTATTGCAACTAAACCAAAAGGCTAAAGTCTAAAAAACATGCAAAAGAAAACTTTTAACTAATAGCCTACAAACCCAAAGTAGGAGCTCTGCCTTGACCATCCTTGTCGCCTAAGACCATCCTGGTGTATGACGCAAACGACCAAACAGAAATGCTATTACTCAAGGTTTGTAGACCATCTATTCCTAACTAGACCGGGGAACAACTTCCAGCTCCGAGGCCACCACTATCTGGAGACCTCCAGATCCTCCCTCAGAAGCAACTGACATTCCTGAATCGGAACCAGCACAAACAGAGATCGCCGGGGACGGCTTAGGAGTATTTCTCTTTCCACGAGGTCTTCCTCTCTTCTTGTACACCTTTGGGGCCGAGGTAACAGTCACGTCGACCAACCCCTCAGAAGAAACATCAAACCCAAGATTTTCCAGTTGAAGACCCATCGGAACTAAAGCCAAGCTATGCTTTGCTTTCTTACCATCAGGCTGAAGCTCTTCTTCCCTCTGTCGTCGCACACCAACAAGTTGGGAGTTGGCAGAGGTCCCCTCCGAAATGAGCGCCTCCGTTCCCTCCGGTAAAGCCCGGATTTGTACTGTCCTCTTTTTCAGCAGGTTAGGTATTTTGATAGCAGAAAGCAGCGCGGGATGGACAGTTGTTTGGGCATTAGCCCTAAAAACCAGTGTTGAAAGAGAAGGCCCCACCAGCTGAGACTGAATAGAACCCTCAACTGATGCCGCATCTTCCTCCGTCTCAAGGGGACATCTCTCCCCACCATGATTAAGCATTGAACACTGTCTGCACCGCCCGAGCAACCTTTCATACCGAAACTGTAGGGTT encodes the following:
- the LOC133738619 gene encoding protein TOO MANY MOUTHS, whose product is MSLISSPPSLLLLLFLMFFWALATPFTVIMSDSGGPNALIDGPQTGFSINKDGARTDAREQEAVYDIMRATGNEWATDIPDVCRGRWHGIECMPDKNNVFHVVSLSFGALSDDTAFPTCDPTRSHISPSITRLHYLRTLFFYRCFSYNPQPIPSFLGQLGPTLQTLVLRDNGHVGPIPIELGNLTRLKVLDLHKNNLNGSIPVSLNCITGLRSLDLSSNALTGSIPNFSFPILNILDMSQNLLAGSIPSRIGACLSLLKMDLSHNRLTGSIPDSIGGLKDLMLMDLSYNRLKGPLPMWFGTLVSLQTLNLKGNPMGPTQIPSEGFEGMKGLMILILSNMNLHGPIPSSIGHLPSLRVLHLDGNHLNGSIPNSFRELKSVGELRLNDNGLVGSIPFGREMVWRMRRKLRLYNNSGLCYTANSGFEDNLDSSSSFGIGPCDPPRPRP